One window of the Lasioglossum baleicum chromosome 8, iyLasBale1, whole genome shotgun sequence genome contains the following:
- the LOC143211288 gene encoding large ribosomal subunit protein uL16m-like isoform X2, giving the protein MMQTGGTIMKALLSRPLLKQLMNQRIAGIKSYPVPAVFKDIETPERKRLRVVSRNPQYPPGVRVFTMQKKLRLMRGPELYHNTLLYKQYGIVARGGGRLKYNHFEMIRYGLLRTVFPQQKDAFAIWRVQDPWQPISKKGQGMRMGGGKAGIDHYATPVRSGQIVVEVGGPFEYFEVKKYLRNIANRLPFAAEAVSYQKMLLQDRQKKKVEEENLNPWTWKYIIQNKMLGNQNWISKYDKKWYMEYL; this is encoded by the exons ATGATGCAAACGGGTGGTACTATAATGAAAGCGTTGCTCTCAC GCCCTTTGCTTAAGCAATTGATGAACCAAAGAATAGCTGGAATAAAGTCGTATCCAGTTCCAGCTGTTTTTAAAG ACATTGAAACGCCTGAACGTAAAAGGCTCAGAGTTGTTAGTAGAAACCCTCAATACCCACCTGGAGTTCGTGTTTTTACGATGCAAAAGAAATTGAGATTAATGCGTGGTCCTGAATTGTATCACAACACTCTTTTATACAAGCAATATGGCATAGTG GCAAGAGGTGGAGGCAGACTAAAATACAATCACTTTGAAATGATACGTTACGGTCTGCTGAGAACAGTTTTCCCACAACAAAAAGATGCATTCGCGATATGGAGGGTCCAAGATCCTTGGCAGCCTATTTCGAAAAAG GGCCAGGGAATGCGTATGGGAGGTGGTAAAGCTGGTATAGATCACTACGCTACGCCGGTAAGGTCAGGACAAATTGTGGTGGAAGTGGGAGGACCATTCGAGTACTTTgag GTTAAAAAATATCTCCGGAACATCGCGAACAGACTGCCATTTGCCGCGGAAGCGGTCAGTTATCAAAAAATGCTGTTGCAAGACAGGCAGAAGAAAAAGGTTGAAGAAGAAAATCTAAATCCGTGGACTTGGAAATATATCATTCAGAACAAAATGCTCGGCAATCAAAACTGGATATCGAAGTACGACAAGAAATGGTATATGGAATACTTGTAA
- the LOC143211288 gene encoding large ribosomal subunit protein uL16m-like isoform X1, with protein sequence MMQTGGTIMKALLSPGPLLKQLMNQRIAGIKSYPVPAVFKDIETPERKRLRVVSRNPQYPPGVRVFTMQKKLRLMRGPELYHNTLLYKQYGIVARGGGRLKYNHFEMIRYGLLRTVFPQQKDAFAIWRVQDPWQPISKKGQGMRMGGGKAGIDHYATPVRSGQIVVEVGGPFEYFEVKKYLRNIANRLPFAAEAVSYQKMLLQDRQKKKVEEENLNPWTWKYIIQNKMLGNQNWISKYDKKWYMEYL encoded by the exons ATGATGCAAACGGGTGGTACTATAATGAAAGCGTTGCTCTCAC CAGGCCCTTTGCTTAAGCAATTGATGAACCAAAGAATAGCTGGAATAAAGTCGTATCCAGTTCCAGCTGTTTTTAAAG ACATTGAAACGCCTGAACGTAAAAGGCTCAGAGTTGTTAGTAGAAACCCTCAATACCCACCTGGAGTTCGTGTTTTTACGATGCAAAAGAAATTGAGATTAATGCGTGGTCCTGAATTGTATCACAACACTCTTTTATACAAGCAATATGGCATAGTG GCAAGAGGTGGAGGCAGACTAAAATACAATCACTTTGAAATGATACGTTACGGTCTGCTGAGAACAGTTTTCCCACAACAAAAAGATGCATTCGCGATATGGAGGGTCCAAGATCCTTGGCAGCCTATTTCGAAAAAG GGCCAGGGAATGCGTATGGGAGGTGGTAAAGCTGGTATAGATCACTACGCTACGCCGGTAAGGTCAGGACAAATTGTGGTGGAAGTGGGAGGACCATTCGAGTACTTTgag GTTAAAAAATATCTCCGGAACATCGCGAACAGACTGCCATTTGCCGCGGAAGCGGTCAGTTATCAAAAAATGCTGTTGCAAGACAGGCAGAAGAAAAAGGTTGAAGAAGAAAATCTAAATCCGTGGACTTGGAAATATATCATTCAGAACAAAATGCTCGGCAATCAAAACTGGATATCGAAGTACGACAAGAAATGGTATATGGAATACTTGTAA
- the LOC143211285 gene encoding protein CDV3 homolog translates to MADLDDFFAKKDRKKAKGKKFTTTEEIAKKLEETGKPLGKSKMKDKPLNPEVEEIQQTEDEDEWREFEEEKKDYTGLKIGNLTLNESPDAETDDEKAAEDNSSDGESGEGGGKHVGPWKKTDAPAQPQPEVVEPVVAAPPPPPTVTSGGSNYKPPHLRNAQPRSAQPVAASPRPRGKNIAPDIHSEEYFPTLNAKQQQSNEPNGPWGRRKRDEGVFEEVRNKGGSRLYMPEQTQAPKLTLGNKYGALSQDQS, encoded by the exons ATGGCGGACTTAGACGATTTCTTTGCGAAGAAGGACCGGAAAAAAGCAAAGGGGAAGAAGTTCACTACAACCGAGGAGATAGCGAAGAAATTGGAAGAGACGGGGAAGCCATTGGGCAAAtcgaaaatgaaagataaacctCTGAACCCAGAAGTCGAAGAAATCCAACAAACTGAG GACGAAGACGAATGGAGGGAGTTTGAAGAAGAAAAGAAGGATTACACGGGCTTGAAAATAGGAAATTTAACACTTAACGAGTCCCCGGATGCGGAAACCGACGACGAGAAAGCCGCGGAGGACAACAGCTCGGATGGAGAGTCTGGGGAAGGTGGTGGCAAACACGTGGGTCCCTGGAAGAAAACAGACGCTCCTGCTCAACCACAACCCGAAGTAGTTGAGCCAGTGGTAGCAGCTCCTCCACCTCCACCTACTGTAACATCGGGTGGCAGTAATTATAAGCCGCCACACTTAAGAAACGCCCAACCGAGAAGCGCCCAACCCGTAGCAGCTAGTCCAAGACCGCGGGGGAAGAACATAGCGCCCGATATACACAGCGAAGAATACTTCCCGACTCTGAACGCGAAACAACAACAGAGCAACGAACCGAACGGGCCATGGGGCAGACG GAAACGGGATGAAGGCGTATTCGAAGAAGTCCGCAACAAAGGCGGAAGTAGATTGTACATGCCGGAGCAGACACAAGCGCCGAAACTCACGCTAGGCAACAAATACGGCGCCCTCTCGCAAGATCAAAGCTGA
- the LOC143211286 gene encoding putative gamma-glutamylcyclotransferase CG2811 isoform X2, with the protein MTRSRITSRKLLSFEPLTCNPITEPGLYASDSWRKRQLYRVANCNEMLFHIATTVMLTNIALLELYSLHLLESMDISYLADENPLYRVFVYGTLKRGEPNHSLISEVNGYSKFLGLGRTAVPYPLVIATRYNIPFLLKKPGFGHHVIGEVYDVDTKMLSKLDELEEHPGFYERSMTDVILAPESKLKGTDNFEEVGSLMKVWVYFLPKFRESLLESPMYSSYSNEGSHGLKYCETEESTIRPEDLH; encoded by the exons ATGACGCGATCTCGAATCACGTCGCGAAAGCTCTTATCGTTTGAACCCTTGACCTGCAACCCGATCACAGAGCCAGGCTTGTACGCGTCGGACAGTTGGCGGAAACGCCAGTTGTACCGTGTCGCAAATTGCAACGAGATGCTGTTTCACATCGCAACCACGGTGATGTTAACAAACATCGCGTTGTTAGAACTTTACTCGTTGCATCTACTAGAGTCGATGGATATTTCTTACTTGGCGGACGAG AACCCATTGTACCGTGTGTTTGTCTACGGAACACTAAAACGCGGCGAGCCTAATCACAGCCTGATCTCGGAAGTCAATGGGTATTCGAAATTCCTCGGACTTGGACGAACCGCAGTACCTTACCCTTTAGTTATTGCAACAAGATATAATATACCGTTTTTATTGAAGAAACCTGGATTTGGTCAC CATGTGATCGGCGAAGTATACGACGTGGACACGAAAATGCTGTCCAAACTGGACGAATTGGAAGAACATCCAGGATTCTATGAGAGATCAATGACAGATGTTATACTAGCTCCAGAATCGAAGCTCAAGGGCACCGACAATTTCGAAGAG GTTGGATCTCTGATGAAAGTTTGGGTCTACTTTTTACCAAAGTTCCGAGAGTCTCTACTGGAATCGCCGATGTACAGCTCGTACAGCAACGAGGGAAGCCACGGTTTGAAATACTGCGAAAC CGAGGAGAGTACGATAAGGCCCGAAGATCTGCATTGA
- the LOC143211286 gene encoding putative gamma-glutamylcyclotransferase CG2811 isoform X1 → MTRSRITSRKLLSFEPLTCNPITEPGLYASDSWRKRQLYRVANCNEMLFHIATTVMLTNIALLELYSLHLLESMDISYLADENPLYRVFVYGTLKRGEPNHSLISEVNGYSKFLGLGRTAVPYPLVIATRYNIPFLLKKPGFGHHVIGEVYDVDTKMLSKLDELEEHPGFYERSMTDVILAPESKLKGTDNFEEVGSLMKVWVYFLPKFRESLLESPMYSSYSNEGSHGLKYCETYVRDSLYNHRREVQS, encoded by the exons ATGACGCGATCTCGAATCACGTCGCGAAAGCTCTTATCGTTTGAACCCTTGACCTGCAACCCGATCACAGAGCCAGGCTTGTACGCGTCGGACAGTTGGCGGAAACGCCAGTTGTACCGTGTCGCAAATTGCAACGAGATGCTGTTTCACATCGCAACCACGGTGATGTTAACAAACATCGCGTTGTTAGAACTTTACTCGTTGCATCTACTAGAGTCGATGGATATTTCTTACTTGGCGGACGAG AACCCATTGTACCGTGTGTTTGTCTACGGAACACTAAAACGCGGCGAGCCTAATCACAGCCTGATCTCGGAAGTCAATGGGTATTCGAAATTCCTCGGACTTGGACGAACCGCAGTACCTTACCCTTTAGTTATTGCAACAAGATATAATATACCGTTTTTATTGAAGAAACCTGGATTTGGTCAC CATGTGATCGGCGAAGTATACGACGTGGACACGAAAATGCTGTCCAAACTGGACGAATTGGAAGAACATCCAGGATTCTATGAGAGATCAATGACAGATGTTATACTAGCTCCAGAATCGAAGCTCAAGGGCACCGACAATTTCGAAGAG GTTGGATCTCTGATGAAAGTTTGGGTCTACTTTTTACCAAAGTTCCGAGAGTCTCTACTGGAATCGCCGATGTACAGCTCGTACAGCAACGAGGGAAGCCACGGTTTGAAATACTGCGAAACGTATGTTCGTGATTCCTTGTACAATCATCGCCGCGAAGTGCAGTCTTAG
- the LOC143211282 gene encoding uncharacterized protein LOC143211282 isoform X1: MVIFSVILLSHSLPNCRINAFGVMQIAEMLTNIGCLRDLNLDMNPNAQENFHLLCQPAGKLQYLTLRHCEISDDGAKKIAKELQYRDPPNGPKLISLSLSNNRITCDGAAYLGSMLRINRSLRNLSLVANRIHDDGAWLIIRELKITTLTHEEVVDLRRRKFEEIAIAEELLSKQSNDPVEEELKKNNKSRLVRSLSKRSRKSSIDMSMKGLRTGSIIRDLESAQKKNAAEDCEKNHPFKTESFPMNGVLVSTGNLCLQYLDLSCNYFLSETEFHKTLTDIPT, translated from the exons ATGGTGATTTTCTCGGTGATTCTTCTCTCCCATAGTCTGCCGAATTGTCGCATCAACGCGTTCGGCGTGATGCAGATCGCAGAGATGTTGACGAATATCGGATGTCTTCGGGATCTGAATCTTGACATGAATCCGAACGCTCAGGAGAACTTTCATCTGCTTTGCCAGCCTGCTGGAAA ATTGCAATACTTGACCCTGAGACACTGCGAAATATCCGACGACGGAGCGAAGAAGATTGCAAAAGAATTGCAATATCGAGATCCGCCGAACGGCCCTAAATTAATTAGTTTGAGCTTATCGAACAACCGTATCACGTGCGACGGAGCAGCCTACCTAGGCTCCATGCTTCGTATCAACAG GTCTTTGAGGAATCTCAGCTTGGTCGCGAACAGAATACACGACGACGGTGCCTGGCTAATAATTAGGGAGCTTAAGAT AACAACGTTGACGCACGAGGAAGTCGTGGATCTCCGTCGCAGGAAGTTCGAAGAGATAGCGATAGCCGAAGAATTGTTATCTAAACAATCCAATGATCCCGTGGAAGAAGAATTAAAGAAGAACAATAAATCACGATTGGTTCGAAGTTTGTCCAAGCGGTCCAGAAAAT CTAGCATAGATATGTCGATGAAAGGTCTGAGGACAGGAAGCATTATTCGGGATCTAGAATCCGCGCAA AAAAAGAATGCGGCCGAAGATTGCGAAAAGAACCACCCATTCAAGACCGAAAGCTTCCCCATGAACGGCGTGCTGGTCTCGACCGGAAACTTGTGCTTGCAATACCTAGATTTAAGCTGTAATTACTTTCTATCCGAAACCGAGTTTCACAAGACATTAACAGACATTCCTACATAG
- the LOC143211282 gene encoding ribonuclease inhibitor-like isoform X2, whose product MEKYNTITVLNLPNCRINAFGVMQIAEMLTNIGCLRDLNLDMNPNAQENFHLLCQPAGKLQYLTLRHCEISDDGAKKIAKELQYRDPPNGPKLISLSLSNNRITCDGAAYLGSMLRINRSLRNLSLVANRIHDDGAWLIIRELKITTLTHEEVVDLRRRKFEEIAIAEELLSKQSNDPVEEELKKNNKSRLVRSLSKRSRKSSIDMSMKGLRTGSIIRDLESAQKKNAAEDCEKNHPFKTESFPMNGVLVSTGNLCLQYLDLSCNYFLSETEFHKTLTDIPT is encoded by the exons ATGGAGAAGTACAACACCATCACGGTTCTCAA TCTGCCGAATTGTCGCATCAACGCGTTCGGCGTGATGCAGATCGCAGAGATGTTGACGAATATCGGATGTCTTCGGGATCTGAATCTTGACATGAATCCGAACGCTCAGGAGAACTTTCATCTGCTTTGCCAGCCTGCTGGAAA ATTGCAATACTTGACCCTGAGACACTGCGAAATATCCGACGACGGAGCGAAGAAGATTGCAAAAGAATTGCAATATCGAGATCCGCCGAACGGCCCTAAATTAATTAGTTTGAGCTTATCGAACAACCGTATCACGTGCGACGGAGCAGCCTACCTAGGCTCCATGCTTCGTATCAACAG GTCTTTGAGGAATCTCAGCTTGGTCGCGAACAGAATACACGACGACGGTGCCTGGCTAATAATTAGGGAGCTTAAGAT AACAACGTTGACGCACGAGGAAGTCGTGGATCTCCGTCGCAGGAAGTTCGAAGAGATAGCGATAGCCGAAGAATTGTTATCTAAACAATCCAATGATCCCGTGGAAGAAGAATTAAAGAAGAACAATAAATCACGATTGGTTCGAAGTTTGTCCAAGCGGTCCAGAAAAT CTAGCATAGATATGTCGATGAAAGGTCTGAGGACAGGAAGCATTATTCGGGATCTAGAATCCGCGCAA AAAAAGAATGCGGCCGAAGATTGCGAAAAGAACCACCCATTCAAGACCGAAAGCTTCCCCATGAACGGCGTGCTGGTCTCGACCGGAAACTTGTGCTTGCAATACCTAGATTTAAGCTGTAATTACTTTCTATCCGAAACCGAGTTTCACAAGACATTAACAGACATTCCTACATAG
- the LOC143211299 gene encoding uncharacterized protein LOC143211299 — protein sequence MDKRSRYSASIRDRVPSVVAGESARSSKENFATEFLKYCEEYNVTPLPQLVARSTVDVRLLRTSFEQSTENALAPIFYLTYEGKKQDAPKTIESKDKYLHSRF from the exons ATGGATAAAAGAAGCAGATACAGCGCGTCGATCAGGGACAGAGTTCCTTCGGTAGTAG CGGGCGAATCCGCCAGGTCCTCCAAGGAGAACTTCGCGACCGAATTCTTGAAGTATTGCGAAGAGTACAATGTCACACCGCTGCCTCAACTAGTA GCGAGAAGCACCGTGGATGTTCGACTACTcaggacctcgttcgaacagag TACCGAGAATGCACTGGCCCCTATCTTCTATCTAACATACGAAGGCAAAAAGCAAGATGCTCCAAAGACGATcgaaagcaaagataagtatcTTCATTCCCGATTTTAA